In the genome of Opitutia bacterium KCR 482, one region contains:
- the ilvB gene encoding biosynthetic-type acetolactate synthase large subunit, with the protein MKKTANKTTAKKSAPAPKLMKGTDVVVRCLENEGVDTIFAYPGGSIIDMHNALTRTKKIRVVLPRHEQGGGFMAQGYARSTGKVGVCMATSGPGAMNLLTAISDAYMDSVPLVAITGQVFQSLIGKSAFQETDVFGMTLPVVKHSYLVLDANDLPQTIREAFLIAKSGRPGPVLIDIPKDVQQQMVSPDFDAKPDLPGLPKIPHASDEELVKLLEMVSQAKKPVIYAGGGIIAAEASKELDAFSKYFGIPVANTLMGIGSVNPLEDKNLYWFGMHGTFAGNSAVLNSDLLLAFGTRFSDRITGTVSKFAPHAKVVHLDIDFAEQNKNVKVALGVHSEVKYALKRLLELAKKGRTPKPDLSEWLNTIKCWKTRYPYPFSFNKRRNLTSQEAISALYKASDDKVVVTTGVGQHQMWTPQNFVFSKPRQFISSLGAGTMGFGLPSAIGVKAARPEANVVDVDGDGSFQMNIQEMATAVAEKLPVKVLLLNNQFLGMVMQWEDMMYGGTRGNTDLSLDPNNQGGPDNLDAIYPDYRKIAEGYGWACKRVSKREELDSAMREMLASKKPYLLEVVVEHDEHVLPFIPPGKSAQDIIVECQSCPKFRGCEIAKHK; encoded by the coding sequence ATGAAAAAAACGGCAAATAAAACGACTGCAAAGAAATCCGCACCCGCGCCCAAACTAATGAAGGGTACGGACGTAGTCGTAAGATGTCTCGAAAACGAGGGCGTGGACACGATTTTCGCATACCCCGGCGGCTCGATTATCGACATGCACAACGCCCTTACGCGCACGAAAAAAATAAGGGTTGTGCTTCCGCGCCACGAACAGGGCGGCGGCTTTATGGCGCAGGGATACGCGCGTTCGACGGGCAAAGTGGGCGTCTGCATGGCGACAAGCGGCCCCGGCGCAATGAACCTGCTTACGGCGATTTCGGACGCGTACATGGACAGCGTTCCGCTTGTGGCAATCACGGGGCAGGTGTTCCAGTCGCTCATCGGCAAAAGCGCGTTTCAGGAAACCGACGTTTTCGGAATGACGCTGCCGGTTGTCAAACACAGCTACTTGGTGCTCGACGCAAACGACCTTCCTCAGACAATCAGGGAGGCGTTCCTTATCGCGAAGTCGGGACGCCCCGGGCCGGTGCTTATCGACATTCCCAAAGACGTGCAGCAGCAGATGGTCTCGCCCGATTTCGACGCAAAGCCCGACCTCCCCGGACTGCCGAAAATTCCGCATGCCTCCGACGAAGAGCTTGTAAAGCTTCTCGAAATGGTCTCGCAGGCGAAGAAGCCCGTAATCTACGCGGGCGGCGGAATCATCGCGGCGGAGGCGTCGAAAGAGCTTGACGCGTTCTCGAAATATTTCGGCATACCCGTGGCGAACACGCTCATGGGCATAGGCTCGGTAAACCCGCTCGAAGACAAAAACCTCTACTGGTTCGGCATGCACGGCACGTTCGCGGGCAACAGCGCGGTTCTCAATTCCGACCTCCTGCTTGCGTTCGGCACGCGTTTTAGCGACCGCATTACGGGCACGGTTTCCAAATTCGCGCCCCACGCGAAAGTCGTGCACCTCGACATAGATTTCGCGGAACAGAACAAGAACGTAAAGGTTGCGCTCGGCGTCCACAGCGAAGTCAAGTACGCGCTCAAACGCCTGCTTGAGCTCGCAAAAAAAGGCAGGACACCCAAGCCCGACCTCTCCGAATGGCTCAATACAATCAAGTGCTGGAAAACGCGCTACCCCTATCCGTTCTCTTTCAACAAGCGCAGAAACCTCACATCGCAGGAGGCGATTTCCGCGCTCTACAAGGCGTCGGACGACAAGGTCGTGGTTACGACGGGCGTCGGGCAGCACCAGATGTGGACTCCGCAGAACTTCGTGTTCTCGAAGCCGCGCCAGTTCATCAGCTCGCTCGGCGCGGGCACGATGGGCTTCGGGCTTCCGTCGGCAATCGGCGTAAAGGCGGCGCGTCCCGAAGCGAACGTCGTGGACGTTGACGGCGACGGCTCGTTTCAGATGAACATTCAGGAAATGGCGACGGCGGTCGCGGAAAAGCTGCCCGTCAAGGTGCTTCTGCTCAACAACCAGTTCCTCGGAATGGTCATGCAGTGGGAGGACATGATGTACGGCGGCACGCGCGGCAATACCGACCTTTCCCTCGACCCGAACAATCAGGGCGGGCCCGACAACCTCGATGCAATCTACCCCGACTACCGCAAAATAGCCGAGGGCTACGGCTGGGCGTGCAAACGCGTGTCGAAGCGCGAAGAGCTTGATTCGGCAATGCGCGAAATGCTCGCCTCAAAGAAGCCCTACCTGCTCGAAGTGGTCGTAGAGCACGACGAACACGTTCTGCCCTTCATTCCCCCGGGCAAGTCGGCGCAGGACATCATCGTTGAATGCCAGTCGTGCCCGAAATTCAGGGGCTGCGAAATTGCAAAACACAAATAG
- a CDS encoding LacI family DNA-binding transcriptional regulator — translation MKVTQRDIAKKIGVSTSLVSRVLSGQAHKIGVHPKKIEDIIRTAKEMNYVPSPAALILKGKKSRTVGIVAYDFYDPYFSFLISELQELSHGNNYSLLLVGFLNRKPCESDLLPLYKHSVDGIIVLGSYGDLSWTEAFKDIPIARIGHGSHPNLTLSISIDENDAMRKIFTHLVRDLGLKRIAFASREIPAHHLRCAAAEEVAKDFDCRFDSLSPSSDTNDFKVGQEIARDLLKTGRDKLPDAIICATDTIAMGVIKKFYEVGVRVPEDVAITGFDDIPSAANYIPSVTSFRQPVKQFAKECFNAVMENSEPKVEHLEGELIIRKSTMKI, via the coding sequence ATGAAAGTAACCCAGCGCGACATCGCAAAAAAAATAGGCGTTTCGACTTCGCTCGTTTCGAGAGTGCTGTCGGGACAGGCGCACAAAATCGGCGTCCACCCCAAGAAGATTGAAGACATCATCAGAACCGCGAAGGAAATGAACTACGTTCCGTCGCCTGCGGCTCTCATTTTGAAGGGCAAGAAGAGCCGCACGGTAGGCATTGTCGCCTACGACTTCTACGACCCCTACTTCTCCTTCCTCATCAGCGAGCTTCAGGAGCTTTCGCACGGCAACAACTATTCGCTGCTGCTGGTGGGCTTCCTCAACAGAAAGCCCTGCGAGTCAGACCTGCTTCCGCTCTACAAGCACTCGGTTGACGGCATAATCGTCCTCGGCTCCTACGGCGACCTCTCTTGGACTGAGGCGTTCAAGGACATTCCGATTGCGCGCATCGGGCACGGCTCTCACCCGAACCTCACGCTTTCAATCAGCATCGACGAAAACGACGCCATGCGCAAAATCTTCACGCACCTCGTGCGCGACTTGGGTTTGAAGAGAATCGCGTTCGCCTCGCGCGAAATCCCCGCGCACCACTTGCGCTGCGCCGCCGCCGAGGAAGTCGCAAAAGACTTCGACTGCCGCTTCGACTCGCTCTCGCCGTCCTCCGACACGAACGACTTCAAGGTCGGTCAGGAAATCGCGCGCGACCTCCTCAAAACCGGCAGGGACAAGCTCCCCGACGCAATCATCTGCGCGACCGACACAATCGCCATGGGCGTCATCAAGAAGTTCTACGAAGTCGGCGTGCGCGTCCCCGAGGACGTCGCAATAACGGGCTTCGACGACATTCCCTCCGCCGCAAACTACATTCCGTCGGTCACGTCTTTCAGGCAGCCCGTCAAGCAGTTTGCAAAAGAGTGCTTCAACGCCGTCATGGAAAACTCCGAGCCGAAAGTAGAGCACCTTGAAGGCGAGCTTATCATCAGAAAAAGCACAATGAAAATTTAA
- a CDS encoding sugar kinase, translating to MKTKSKESVKFDIVSLGEVMLRLDPGDDRIRTARSFRAWEGGGEYNVARGLRKCFGLRAGLVSAFAKNEVGYLLEDFIMQGGVNMDFVKWVKADGAGRNVRNGLNFTERGYGIRGALGCSDRGHSAASQLKAGDIDWEELFGKQGVRWFHTGGIFAALSETTGEVVLEAAKIAKKYGTIVSYDLNYRPSLWADIGGQKRAVEINSEIAKYVDVMIGNEEDFTACLGLEVEGLDENISDINVEAFKKMINNAVAKYPNFKATATTLRKVRSASSNDWSAICWCNGQFYESKKRDALEIFDRVGGGDSFASGFIYGMMELDSPKLAVEYGAAHGALAMTTPGDTSTARLEEVRKLAETNAGARVVR from the coding sequence ATGAAAACAAAATCGAAAGAATCGGTAAAATTCGACATAGTATCACTCGGCGAAGTCATGCTCCGCCTCGACCCCGGCGACGACCGCATCAGAACCGCCCGCTCGTTCCGCGCTTGGGAAGGCGGCGGCGAGTACAACGTGGCGCGCGGCCTCCGCAAATGCTTCGGGCTCCGCGCGGGTCTTGTGAGCGCGTTCGCCAAGAACGAGGTCGGCTACCTCCTCGAAGACTTCATCATGCAGGGCGGCGTGAACATGGACTTTGTAAAATGGGTCAAGGCAGACGGCGCTGGGCGCAATGTCCGCAACGGGCTGAACTTCACCGAGCGCGGCTACGGTATCCGCGGTGCGCTCGGCTGCTCCGACAGAGGCCACTCGGCGGCGTCGCAGCTCAAAGCGGGCGACATTGACTGGGAGGAGCTTTTCGGCAAGCAGGGCGTCCGCTGGTTCCACACGGGCGGCATTTTTGCGGCTCTCTCCGAAACCACGGGCGAGGTCGTTCTCGAAGCCGCGAAAATCGCAAAAAAATACGGAACCATCGTCTCCTACGACCTCAACTACCGCCCCTCGCTTTGGGCGGACATCGGCGGGCAGAAGCGCGCGGTCGAAATCAACTCCGAAATCGCAAAGTATGTCGATGTGATGATTGGCAACGAGGAAGACTTCACCGCGTGTCTCGGCCTCGAAGTAGAAGGTCTTGACGAAAACATTTCCGACATCAATGTCGAAGCCTTCAAGAAGATGATAAACAATGCCGTTGCGAAGTATCCCAACTTCAAGGCGACTGCCACTACCCTCCGCAAGGTTCGTTCCGCAAGCTCCAACGATTGGAGCGCGATTTGCTGGTGCAACGGACAATTCTACGAGTCAAAAAAACGCGACGCCCTCGAAATTTTCGACCGCGTCGGCGGCGGCGACTCTTTTGCGTCGGGCTTCATTTACGGCATGATGGAGCTTGATTCTCCCAAGCTTGCGGTCGAATACGGCGCGGCGCACGGCGCGTTGGCGATGACAACTCCCGGCGACACGAGCACGGCGCGACTTGAAGAAGTCCGCAAGCTCGCCGAGACTAACGCAGGCGCTCGCGTTGTAAGGTAG
- the uxaC gene encoding glucuronate isomerase, with protein MEKFISNDFLLENKYSRELYHEFAERLPLIDFHCHLDPKEIAENKHWDNIAQVWLGGDHYKWRLMRSNGAEEKYCTGDASDREKFQKFAEAMPYMLRNPMYHWCHLELARFFGIDDILLSGDTAEEVWNRANEVLLSGLGARECMAQSNVEAVCTTDDIVSDLSYHKKLEDEGFPVKVRPTFRPDKAFAIEGHEAYIKYLDALEKVSGVEIKSYYDLIAAIKIRHDYFHEHGCRVSDYGIETVWYKNSFYYEVEDTFKKAISSPEHLAHEEVVAFKSAILNECAAMDYERGWVRQLHIGPIRNANKPMFEKLGADAGFDSIGESNYATPLAKHLNKIAETGTLGKTIIYNINPKDNEMIGAMLGNFQDSLCPGKLQLGAAWWFNDSFDGMRRQLEAVSSLSLLGRFVGMLTDSRSFLSYARHEYFRRILCNMLGKEMESGFLPKDMALVGKLVSDISYYNAKSYFNL; from the coding sequence ATGGAAAAATTTATTTCGAACGATTTTCTTTTGGAGAACAAGTATTCGCGCGAATTGTACCACGAATTCGCCGAGAGGCTTCCCCTTATCGACTTCCACTGCCATCTCGACCCCAAGGAGATTGCCGAAAACAAACACTGGGACAACATCGCCCAAGTGTGGCTGGGCGGCGACCACTACAAATGGCGTCTCATGCGCAGCAACGGCGCGGAGGAAAAATACTGCACGGGCGACGCGTCCGACAGGGAAAAATTCCAGAAATTCGCCGAGGCAATGCCCTACATGCTCCGCAACCCCATGTACCACTGGTGCCACTTGGAGCTTGCCCGCTTCTTCGGAATAGACGACATTCTCCTTTCGGGCGACACCGCCGAGGAAGTCTGGAACAGGGCGAACGAAGTTCTCCTTTCGGGGCTCGGCGCGCGCGAGTGCATGGCGCAAAGCAACGTCGAGGCGGTCTGCACGACCGACGACATCGTTTCCGACCTTTCCTACCACAAAAAATTGGAGGACGAAGGCTTCCCCGTCAAGGTGCGCCCGACTTTCCGCCCCGACAAGGCGTTCGCAATAGAGGGGCACGAGGCGTACATAAAATACCTCGACGCGCTCGAAAAAGTGTCGGGCGTGGAAATTAAATCCTACTACGACCTGATTGCGGCAATCAAAATCAGGCACGACTATTTCCACGAACACGGCTGCCGCGTCTCCGACTACGGCATCGAGACCGTCTGGTACAAAAACTCGTTCTACTACGAGGTGGAGGACACTTTCAAAAAGGCGATTTCGTCGCCCGAACATCTGGCGCACGAAGAAGTGGTTGCGTTCAAGTCGGCAATCCTCAACGAATGCGCGGCGATGGACTACGAAAGGGGCTGGGTTCGCCAGTTGCACATAGGGCCAATCCGCAACGCAAACAAGCCGATGTTCGAGAAGCTCGGCGCGGACGCGGGCTTCGACTCAATCGGAGAGTCGAACTACGCGACGCCGCTTGCAAAACACCTCAACAAAATCGCCGAAACGGGTACGCTCGGAAAGACAATCATCTACAACATCAACCCGAAAGACAACGAGATGATTGGCGCAATGCTCGGCAATTTTCAGGACTCCCTCTGCCCCGGGAAACTGCAACTCGGCGCGGCGTGGTGGTTCAACGACAGCTTCGACGGCATGCGCAGACAGCTCGAAGCGGTCTCCAGCCTGTCGCTGCTGGGCAGGTTCGTGGGAATGCTTACGGACTCGCGCTCGTTCCTTTCGTACGCCCGCCACGAGTATTTCCGCCGCATACTCTGCAACATGCTCGGAAAGGAAATGGAAAGCGGCTTTTTGCCGAAGGACATGGCGCTTGTGGGCAAGCTCGTTTCCGACATTTCCTACTACAACGCAAAGTCGTATTTCAATTTGTAG